The Novipirellula caenicola genome segment GAATAAAACCGCTATGAAATCTTGCATCACCATCAGCCTCGTCGAAGAAGCACGCGGGGGCCCGTTTGTCTTGTGGGACGGGCTCGAAAAATCGATCGCGTTCGCAGGGGAACTGGGATACGACGCCGTCGAGATCTTTGCTCCGGGAACCGAAGCAATCGATGCGGATCAATTGTCCACCCTGCTGGACAAGGCCGGCTTGAAACTTGCCGCCCTGGGAACCGGTGCTGGTTGGGTCAAACACAAACTGCAACTCGCTGACGCCGATGCTGCGAAACGCGAACAAGCCAAAAAGTTCGTTCGCGACGTCATCGATCTGGCAGGTCAATTCGGCGCTTCCGCGATCATCGGTTCGATGCAAGGACGTTCCGATGCGGTGGTGGACGCCCCAACCGCACGAAAATACTTGTGCGAAGCACTCGAAGATGGCGGCAACCACGCCGCCCAATACAACGTGCCTCTGATCTACGAACCGCTGAACCGTTACGAGACGAACCAGTGCTGTACGGTCGCCGACGGGGTGAAGTTGCTCGATTCACTCTCGACCCAAAACGTCACGCTCCTCTGCGATTTGTTCCATATGAACATCGAAGAAGCAGATATTGCCGAAGCATTGATCAGCGGCGGCGACAAAGTCGGACACATTCACTTTGTCGATAGCAACCGCCGCCCGGTGGGCTGCGGCCACATGCAATACGGCCGCATTATCGCCGCGCTTCGCCAAATCAATTACCAGGGATACCTGTGTGCCGAAGCCTTCGCGTGGCCCAATCCCGAAGAAGCGGCTCGGCAAACAATGCGAGCTTTTAAATACTGGACACAGAGCTAATCTTCTTCTTTGCGAAGAATCTCGCGAATTCGAATTCCGAATTTGTCCCCAATTTTGATGGTTTCGCCGATCGCGATCGGCTGGCCCCCTGCTTCGAGCGTCAAAGGCTCGTCACAATGAGTATCAAACGTCAATAACGAGCCTTGCACCAGGTCCACGATTCGGCGAAGCGGCACTTTTTGCCGGGCCAGAGTGACGCTAACGTTGGTGCGAATCGCTAAAACGGCTTTCGAATGTGGTGCCGAGGTATTGATAGCCATACTTCGATCAGGGGGATAGAACGGTCAAAAAACGTCAATCAGGGCTCACAACCGCCCTCGTCCCTATCCTTATCGACCGTTTTGATCGCCAAAGATTGCCCAGAATTCCAGCACGGAGGGCGGAATTCGCTGAATCAAGTTAATTTTTGACGGACACCCCTCACCAGGGGGTGTAGTGGCGGTGGTTGCGTAGATACATTGTTCTGTGCTGAGTCGTTACCCCAGACCGCTTTGGTCCTGGGAAGCTGGCGTCAGCCCGAGAATTCCCTCCAACCGATCTTTGAAAAGAAAGCTTGCGAAATGTGCTTACTGGCCGTTCAGTATCGCTTGGTCCCCGAAAGTCCAATTTTGGTGGCCGCCAATCGCGAAGAATACTACAACCGCTCAAGCTTGCCGCCTTCAATCCAATCTGGCAAGCCCCGGGTTTTGTGCGGGATTGACCAGAAAGCAAGTGGGACGTGGCTGGGGGTTAACCAAAACGGTGTTTTCGTCGGCTTGTGCAATCGTGCAACGTCGATGCCCTTATTTGGCCAACGATCGCGTGGTTTGCTTGCTTTGGATCTGCTGCGTTGCACCACCGCAAACAAGGCGCTCGACAAAGCCCATGCCGAGTTCGCAAAGACTCGCTATGAAGGCTGCAACATCATCATCGCCGACGCTAGCAATGGGTATGCGATTCATGCCGATGAACGCCAAGAGGTGGTTGAACTGCGTGATGGATTGAACATCATCGGTGCTCGCAACTTGAACGACCCCGAAGATCAACGGGTCCAGATGGCGCGTCGCTTGTTGACGCTGCAGACGCTCGATTCGCCAGTGAAATTCTTGGCCGTCGCTAGCAAGGTATTCGCCCGTGCACCCGTCGGCCAAGGACGACCAAGCATGGTGATGCGAAATGCAGAATACGGAACCGTCAGCAGCTCGTTGATCGCACTTGGCGTTAAACCTCGCGATGCGATCTACCAATTCAGCAAGGGCGCACCAGACGAAGCCAAATACGAAGACTTCTCGCCAATGCTGCGTGATATCCTCAGCCGCGGACTTCGCGAAGCCCGCACCAAGGCGAAAGCGACTTAAACATTGCCCCTCAGCGGGACATCACTTGCTTAATCAAACAAGACGGCTCGTCGTGAACATGTTCACAGCGAGCCGTTTTCGTTTTTGCATCACCGTGGAAATCGGAAGCAAGCAAATCAAGCACCTAGACGCTCTCGAGCTTCGTTTGGATTCAGGCGAAAGAAGCGAGAAATCCCATCACCTGCCTCGACGCCGATCAACAAACATTTGTCTTCGTTGCACAGCAGAACATCGATCGCGTCCAACAGTTCGCGTCGCGAGTCGCGTGCGGTGCCATAAAGCCGAGCAACCGGTTGCGAATCGTTGCTGGTAATCAACAGATACTTCGTCCCAAAGCCATGCTTGTTCCAACCTTCGCCACCGGTGCTTTCTAGGATCTCGTTAGATTGCCCGAACAAGGTTTCTAAAATTCCCATCTTCTTGTACTCCAATCTTAGCAAATTTGTTGTCGCAATCCCCGCGCCGCTTTATCTTGACTCGGTCCCTCGGTGACGCGTCGGGTTGGGATTTGCCGAAGCTGGACGCTCTCACACGAACGTCATTCCTCGCTGCAACCGGGCGGCTCGCGCCGCACCGCTACCAAAGTAGATGGCATTGGTAAATTGCTTGCCGCGATGTTGACGCCCGCAACCCTAGCTTATGTAAGCCCCTCAAGAAGCACCCCAACAAACTCGCGTTGAGATCGCCAGTCGGCGTGCGAACGATCATCGGGGTTATGCGGGTTAGCCGTTACTACCGAAGCGGCAATCGATCGTGGTGGTGACGTATCCGATTGACCAAAGCGAACGCCGGGGGCACCGATTGCAGCATAGTGACAATCGCACTGGTGCTGCATTTCCACCGCTTGGCGACCAAGCTCGGCTGTCCACCTGTGGCGTGAAGATCGTTCAGCAGCAGCGCTAACACGGCGGGCTTGTCGACATTGTGTTCGTTCATCCGTTTGACGTTCCCGAGAAACCGTTCTCGAAACTCGGATTCGAACTCCGGCACGGGTCCATCAAACACGGACGTCGTGCGGACTTCGATCGCCAACAGGTATCGCAAACGTTCGAGTGCGACATCGCGGTTCTGGGCTTGGCTTCGCTTCTCGGTCGCCTCAGCAACCTTTGCCGTAGGCCGGTGCAACAGGAATGCCCCCGAGCTGGTCTTGTTGCGATGTTGGCCTCCCGGTCCACTTCGCCGCTGAGTCCGCAATTCGCAATCGTCAAGCAATTTTTCGGGCGTGATCAGACTGGGGTGCAGCCCCGCGTGGATATCGATCGGCAATCGCTGCGATGGCTCGGGCATCTGAGCGGTCGTCGTTCGGCGATCCTGGTTCGAATTAGATTTGGCCACGAATAAACTCGCTGATCCACTGAACAAGATCGACAGCAATCGCACGTGATGGCAATCGAATGACTCCCGAGCATGTGGCGCCAATTGAATCCATCATCTCGGCTGAATTCGAAGGGGGCAAGGGGCACAAAATTTGGTAGTTGGCTTCTTGCGTGATCGATTGCGAGTCGGTCTGAATTGCCGACACCGATTCGATCTCGGATGAAAACACTTCGGTCGCCCCGTTTTGCAAATGAATGCGGACTTGGGTTCCTTGGTTTATTTTGTCATGGTCACGAGCATCGATGCGAAAAACGGCATGCCGCTGCCCCGCAGGACTGATTCGGCACCAAGATTCACGTGAACCAGCGACGGCGCCGACTTGGCCCGCCATCCAAATCGACGATGATGGGTTGGCCGATTCGTAGCGTGGGCTTGGCGGCAACACCGTCCCCGCCACCGGAGCGACGACGTTGGTTTGATCAAGTCGGCCGTGGACATCGTCTAATAACATTTCCACCGATGTTTCCGCTGCTTGTAACGTCGTCCATTGCGATGCCACTTGCGGACGATCCAGTGCGTTGCGACGCGCAAGATTGTTCCGTAATTTGGCTAATCGTAATTCGCCGTGAAGCCGTGCCGCTTCAATCCGTTCGTGTTCGTTGGTCAGCGTGGCGATCAATTGGTCGGCTTGAACGTGTTGTCCCACCTCGATCGCGACCGAATTGATTTGGCTGTCCGGCGGCAAGAACACGTTGACGGCATCGGCCGAGTCGACGATTCCTTCGACGTGACGGTAGCGAGGCACGGGCAGTAGTAGCGCCGCGATCAAAAATCCCATCATCGTCAATACAATGGCGAAACGTCGCCACAAACGAACGTTCATCCAATGTCCCTCGCCTCGTAGGATTCCAAAGCTCGATTTGATTTGACGCAAGATCATCGCGGCTGCCGCCAAAGTAACCACCACAACGGCAACGAACCGTAAATGTACCACTCCGGCTAGGCTAAGAATCAACGTAGCAATCGCCACTAGAATCAAACTGCGGTAGATCAGCGACGCCACGTGATAGATTGACAACGCGATGCCGCGGACACCGCATCGCTGGAATCGTCCATACGCCTTGCCGGCGATTCGGCTGGTCACGGTGGCTTGAAAACAGTCGCGTGCTTCGCGACGTAAATTCGTGCTTCGCACCCAATCCATCAACACGAAATAACCGTCATACCGCATCAACGGATTGGCGTTAAATAGCACCGTGCTTATCCCACAGACAATCATCAAATTCATTGCCAGCAGTCGGATAGCGGGATCATTCGCAGCGCACCAGACAAAGGTTGCAATCGCAGCGATAATCAATTCGACGTAAATCCCCGCTAACATCACCGCCGCACGGCTGATGGCCGAGGGCAGTCGCCACACGTCGGTCACATCACAATAGGGCGACGGGACGCCACAAAACAAAAACACGCCCACCGATTTGCTCCTCGCCCCCATCCGCCGACACATCACCGCATGCGACAATTCGTGAACCGTTTTGGTCGCCAAGAATGTCACGGCGATCAAT includes the following:
- a CDS encoding peptide chain release factor-like protein: MAKSNSNQDRRTTTAQMPEPSQRLPIDIHAGLHPSLITPEKLLDDCELRTQRRSGPGGQHRNKTSSGAFLLHRPTAKVAEATEKRSQAQNRDVALERLRYLLAIEVRTTSVFDGPVPEFESEFRERFLGNVKRMNEHNVDKPAVLALLLNDLHATGGQPSLVAKRWKCSTSAIVTMLQSVPPAFALVNRIRHHHDRLPLR
- a CDS encoding sugar phosphate isomerase/epimerase family protein, with protein sequence MKSCITISLVEEARGGPFVLWDGLEKSIAFAGELGYDAVEIFAPGTEAIDADQLSTLLDKAGLKLAALGTGAGWVKHKLQLADADAAKREQAKKFVRDVIDLAGQFGASAIIGSMQGRSDAVVDAPTARKYLCEALEDGGNHAAQYNVPLIYEPLNRYETNQCCTVADGVKLLDSLSTQNVTLLCDLFHMNIEEADIAEALISGGDKVGHIHFVDSNRRPVGCGHMQYGRIIAALRQINYQGYLCAEAFAWPNPEEAARQTMRAFKYWTQS
- a CDS encoding FliM/FliN family flagellar motor C-terminal domain-containing protein, encoding MAINTSAPHSKAVLAIRTNVSVTLARQKVPLRRIVDLVQGSLLTFDTHCDEPLTLEAGGQPIAIGETIKIGDKFGIRIREILRKEED
- a CDS encoding site-2 protease family protein, which produces MSSTPAIETPRLSIRSDLDSIRIDEGQRASRLVIDDVSGQFSRITERAWLQLCRRDATATLWKQAHHAGWTRTRSSIASQRSSLLAIRIPLGSIDGIAKWMAGYSGVLFAPVAIVFWSGLIAAALLLALSRSPQWIHGLQNLPHFLSTTNSLLIAVTFLATKTVHELSHAVMCRRMGARSKSVGVFLFCGVPSPYCDVTDVWRLPSAISRAAVMLAGIYVELIIAAIATFVWCAANDPAIRLLAMNLMIVCGISTVLFNANPLMRYDGYFVLMDWVRSTNLRREARDCFQATVTSRIAGKAYGRFQRCGVRGIALSIYHVASLIYRSLILVAIATLILSLAGVVHLRFVAVVVVTLAAAAMILRQIKSSFGILRGEGHWMNVRLWRRFAIVLTMMGFLIAALLLPVPRYRHVEGIVDSADAVNVFLPPDSQINSVAIEVGQHVQADQLIATLTNEHERIEAARLHGELRLAKLRNNLARRNALDRPQVASQWTTLQAAETSVEMLLDDVHGRLDQTNVVAPVAGTVLPPSPRYESANPSSSIWMAGQVGAVAGSRESWCRISPAGQRHAVFRIDARDHDKINQGTQVRIHLQNGATEVFSSEIESVSAIQTDSQSITQEANYQILCPLPPSNSAEMMDSIGATCSGVIRLPSRAIAVDLVQWISEFIRGQI
- a CDS encoding NRDE family protein, which codes for MCLLAVQYRLVPESPILVAANREEYYNRSSLPPSIQSGKPRVLCGIDQKASGTWLGVNQNGVFVGLCNRATSMPLFGQRSRGLLALDLLRCTTANKALDKAHAEFAKTRYEGCNIIIADASNGYAIHADERQEVVELRDGLNIIGARNLNDPEDQRVQMARRLLTLQTLDSPVKFLAVASKVFARAPVGQGRPSMVMRNAEYGTVSSSLIALGVKPRDAIYQFSKGAPDEAKYEDFSPMLRDILSRGLREARTKAKAT